The following proteins are co-located in the Poecile atricapillus isolate bPoeAtr1 chromosome 2, bPoeAtr1.hap1, whole genome shotgun sequence genome:
- the MRPL13 gene encoding large ribosomal subunit protein uL13m, with amino-acid sequence MASYSRAAQQWATFARAWYLLDAKMQPPGKIAAATVIRLEGRHKPIYHALNDCGDHVVIINTRHIAFSGNKWEQKVYSSHTGYPGGFKQVTATQLHLKDPTAIVKLAVYRMLPKNLQRRTLMQRLHLFPEDVIPEDIEKNLLQEIPQPRAVPKRLDEYTPEEIAAFPKVWTPPKDFRRK; translated from the exons ATGGCGAGCTACAGCCGGGCGGCCCAG CAATGGGCTACTTTTGCCAGAGCCTGGTACCTCCTCGATGCAAAGATGCAGCCCCCAGGAAAAATAGCAGCTGCCACTGTAATCAGACTCGAAGGCAGGCATAAACCTATTTATCATGCACTAA ATGACTGTGGAGATCACGTTGTCATAATCAATACAAGACATATTGCCTTCTCTGGTAACAAATGGGAACAGAAAGTATATTCTTCACATACTGG ttaTCCTGGTGGTTTCAAACAAGTGACAGCAACTCAGCTCCATTTGAAGGATCCAACTGCT ATTGTTAAATTGGCTGTTTATAGAATGCTTCCAAAAAACCTTCAGAGAAGAACTCTGATGCAGAGGCTACACCTGTTCCCTGAAGAT GTTATTCCAGAAGATATAGAGAAGAACCTTCTACAAGAGATTCCTCAGCCACGTGCAGTCCCCAAGAGGTTAGATGAATATACACCAGAAGAAATTGCTGCCTTTCCGAAGGTTTGGACTCC